The stretch of DNA GCGACGGCGCAGGACGGGGACGATCCCGCGCCCCTTTCCAGCGGGTATCTCTGGGCCGTGGAGATCATGCAGGGACTCACGGTGCTCGACGTGGTGCGCGCAACGGCCGCGGTCCACGCGATGAGCGAATCGATGGCCGAGAAGTATATCGAGGTGACCCCGGGCGTGTCGGCCTACCCGGTCCCCTTTATATTCCCCGAGATGATGGAGCTCCTCGCCGCGCTCCTGGACCGCGGGTACGACGCGTGGATCGTCTCGGCGAGCAACGCCTGGACAATCCGGTGGATGGCGCACAACGTGATCAATCCGGGGCTTGCGCGCCGCGACTGCGCGCGGCGGATCGAGCCCGACCGTGTGATTGGCGTCTCCACGCTCATGCGCGACCGGGAGGGGCGTCTCCGGAAGGACCGGCTCCTGGTGCGCGGGGACCGGCGCTACGCCGCGATGGAGGAGGAGCGCCTGGCAGGCCTCGCCATCACGTCGAAGGCCTGCCTGCCGGCGTCGATATACTCGGGGAAGGTGACGAACATAATGGACGTCATCGGGGCGCGGCCCTACCTCGCCGCGGGGGACAGCCCGGGCGATCTCCCCATGCTCGCGTACGCGGAGAACCGCCTGTGGCTCGCGCGTCTCGAGAAGCCCGAGTACCAGCGCGAGCTTGCCGCGACAGCGGCGCGATCGGGCGGGCCGTGGATGGTTCAACCGGTATTGTGCAAGAAGGCGCCGGGCTTCGTAAGGGATGCGGGTATGTTGAATACCATATTCGGCGGCAACCCGGAGAAAATCGCCGGGTCGCTGGAGGCAATCAGGAAATTCATGTAACGGCGCGGGGCGCAACCTCGAGCGTCAGCGCCGCTTCTTCCTGTTCCGCGAATCCCGCCTTACGATAGAGCGGTTCCCCCATCTTCGTCGCGTTAAGAAAGAGCCTGTCGATCCCCCGCGCCACCGCTGTGTCGATTGTGAACCTGAGCAGGGAGGCGCCCGCGCCGGCGCGCCTGGATTCGGGGACCGTGTAGAAATTCAACACATGGCCGATTTTACGGCCGGCGCTGGAATTCAGGGGCGGAAGGTCGTACAGGAGGAGCCCCGCACAGCACACGATTTTTTCATCGATTAACCCGAGGATCCCGATATAGGAGCCGGCCCGGAGATGCCGTGCAAAATATTCCGTGGTTGCGCGGCGGAATTCCAGGGGCGGTTCAGGGTCTTCAAGCCGCTTCAGTTCACGCACGAACCGCCATCGCAGATCGACAAGCGTTTCCAGCGCGGATTCGTCCACAGTTTTGAAAATGATGTGCGCACTATCCGTCATAAGATTTCTTTCCTGCACAAGCGCCACGACCCGCATGGAACGGGAAGGAGACCCGCTGAATCCCGCAAACGCGAATCGGCGCCCGAAATCTTTTCGGCCGTGAACCCGGCTCTGCGATCAGAAGTGCCGGGAGAGGCGCGCCTAAAGCGTGAACGAGTACACGGCCGACAGCGTCACGCCGTAGAAGGTGTGGGTGAGCCGGGCGGAACCCGAAGACTCCTGGGGCCTCGTCACGAACCGCTGCGCGCGTACTCCAAGTGCAATCACGGTCGAGGAAATATTATACGCAAGCGACACGCCGCCGTTCGCCCCCGGCTCGGTGTAATCGTAGTCGCCTCCTTGGTCATCGTGATGTCCCCAGATGTAGAGCCCCGAGACGTTACCCAGAAGGAACAGGTTGTCGGCCAGGGGCGCCGTGAAGCTCAATCCGAGCCCGGGCCCGTAGCCCGCGTGTTCGCCTTCGGAAAAATCGTATCCCATATACTTGAAGCCCAGGAACAGGCTCACGTAGCGGGCAATGGAATAGTTAAGCGTGGTATCCGAATCGTAGCGGGTTATTTTTCCGGGACCGTTGCCCTTATCGGACTGGTCGAATTTGCCGTAGAGGAACACGCCCGAAAGGCTCCACTCTCGGGAAAAACCCAGGCTGATGACCGGACCATAGAGCGGCGCCGCGTCGAAGTTGGTGTTTCCCTCCGAGGACTCGAAACGCCAGTCCGCGTACCATCCCGTCGCGCCGATACCGATATTCAGGGCCATCGAGGGCGAGGACATCCCGATAATGACCGCGAATCCCATGATGAGAAGAAGCGGTAATTTTTTCACTGTATTCCTCCTGTCCACGGTCCTCCTCCAAGGGTGACCGGAACTAAATAAGTCCATCCCAATGCGATTTGCAACTATGCACTACCGCAGCAGGTTGCGCTTGTCAATGACAAACCATAATGACGGCCAGGATGCATGTGCAGTATATGCCGGCCGGGGAAACCCGGGGAAGTCCTACAGCGTGAGGACCTCCGGTCCGTGCTCGGTCACCGCGATGGTATGCTCGAACTGCGCCGAAAGCATGCCGTCGCCGGTCACGACCGTCCACCCGTCATCGCAGGTCTCAACCTCGTAGGTGCCCTGGTTGATCATGGGTTCCACCGCGAGCACCATGCCCGATTCCAGGAACCTGCCAGTGTTACGTTTTCCGTAGTGCGGGACATTGGGCTGCTCGTGCACGGCAAAGCCCACGCCGTGGCCCGTGAAGTCGCGCACCACGGTGAAGCCGTTCGCATGGGCGTGTTCCTGAATGGTCGCGCCGATATCCCCCAGGCGCCGTCCGGGGTACAGGACCTCGATCCCCTTCGCTAGGCACTCATGGGCCGTCTTCACGAGTTTTCGCGCGGGCGCCGATATTTTCCCCACCGGGAAGGTATCGCACCGGTCCGAAAAATACCCGTTCCTGACGACGCCTATATCCACCTTCACGATGTCGCCCTTGCGCATGATCTTTTTTTTGGAGGGAAGCCCGTGCACGACCTCGTCGTTCACCGATATGCAGCTTGCATATGAATAATTCTTAACGGTCTGGAAGGAGGGCCGCGCCTTGCGCTTGATGATCGCGTCCTCGATGATACGGTCGAGTTCCCACGTGGAGAGGGAATCCAGGGCGAGGATGGAAATCTGGGTGAACACCTGGGCGAGTATGGCGCCGGATTCGCGTATGCGCATGACATCGTCGCGGGTTTTAAGCCTCATCTGTTTCATGCACACACGCCGGCCGGGATAACGCGCCCCGGTTACTTGGCCGCCGCGGCCGGTGCGGTTTCGTCGTTTTCTACGATAAGCCCCGCGGCGATCTTGATCTTGCGTTCGATGTCGCCAGAGATGTCGGGATGGTCTTTCAAAAACTGTTTCGCGTTCTCGCGTCCCTGGCCGATGCGCTCCTCGCCGTACGAGTACCAGGTGCCCGCCTTCTTGACGATACCCAGGCTCGTGCCCATATCGATCATGCCGCCCTCGCGCGAGATGCCGGAATCGTACATGACGTCGAACTCGGCCTGGCGGAAGGGGGGCGACACCTTGTTCTTGACGACCTTCACGCGCACCCGGTTGCCCACGGCCTCCTCGCCGTTCTTGAGCGTTTCGATGCGCCGGATGTCGAGCCGGATGGACGCATAGAACTTGAGCGCGTTTCCGCCTGTGGTCGTCTCGGGGCTCCCGAACATGACGCCTATCTTGTGGCGGATCTGGTTGATGAACACCACCGAGGTCTTCGACTTCGCGATCACGCCGGTGAGCTTCCTGAGCGCCTGGCTCATGAGGCGCGCCTGCAGGCCCATGTGGGAATCGCCCATCTCGCCCTCGATCTCGGCCTTGGGAACGAGCGCGGCCACCGAGTCGATGACCACGATGTCCACCGCCCCCGAGCGCACGAGCGCCTCGGTGATCTCGAGCGCCTCCTCGCCGGTGTCGGGCTGGGATACCAGGAGCTCGTCCGTGTTGACGCCGAGCTTTTTCGAATAGCCGGGATCCAGGGCGTGTTCCGCGTCCACGAAGGCCGCGACGCCGCCCAGCTTCTGGGCCTGGGCGACCACGTGGAGCATGAGCGTGGTCTTGCCGGAGCTTTCCGGGCCGAATATCTCGGTGATGCGCCCGCGCGGTATGCCGCCTATGCCGAGCGCGATATCGAGCTCAAGCGCCCCCGTGGAGATGGACTCCACCTTGATCTTCGCGGAATCGTCGCCGAGCCGCATGATGGCTCCCTTGCCGAACTGCTTCTCGATCTGCAGAATCGCCGATTCGAGCGCCTGTGATTTCTGGTTAAGTTCCTTCTGGTCCGCCATCTCCCTCTCCTTGACCGGTGCTGCGCTGCTCATGGGGCATCTCCTTCACTGCCTTGGTTTATCGTGATATATATAGTACGATTTATTGCAAGAAAATATAAACGACATAATCGAAAAAACCTTTATGTGCGCATCCTTCATCCAATGTATCGGACTGTCAAGCGAAATACTATACAAAAATATGGCATACGGGCGAATGTGTTAAAAAATTGGGGGCCGATGCGCTTGCCCGACGCGCGGGGAAGCGTATGGGCACTTTTATTGCCTGGAAAACGTTCATATTTTTCATTCTCCATTCGTATCCACTTTGGGCGCTCTTGTCCCGGAGGATACAAATGCTTCGCACATCCATCAATATGAGTTATGCTGTCTTCGAGAAGATCGCTCTTGCCGCAGCCAGGCGCGGAATATGCCGCAGGGAGCTCGTCATCATGCTCCTCAGGCGTGTTTTACGCGATATCGACCGGTTTCAGGGAGGATTCACCCTGGTGAGGTATCAGCCCCGCGATCCCCTAAAGCAATGGAAGCATTTTCCGATCTGCTTCAGGAAGAACGAAAACGAGTTCTCCCAGGACTTCCGTAAGCTGAGCAGGTTCTCACTCTCGTATCTGGTAGCCATCGCGACCAGGCGCTACCTGGACGAGTTGCTGCGCGAACGGGATGCCATGTGTAACTATTCACAATTTCCACAGTATGCCATCGGCCGGAGGACCATAAAGCACGTTACCTGCTGGGAATTCTACTGGGGGAACACCGAAAACCTCCCGAAAAGGGCCTCCCCAGCACGAATACTCCGCCGAACCACTGCACAATAGGCATTTCATCTGCATACGCGCGCCAGGCCTGGGGCGAGCCATGCCCATTCACCTTTGCTTGCCCTGGAAAATAATTCACACTCCTTCACGTAAAATAAACATTCCGGCATATTGAGATTGACTGGGCATAGTGAGTTGCTTATTTTAGGAACGGTTCCTATTATTTACGAGAAGCCATTGAAAATACTCTCTTCGAAATACAAACGCAGCAAACAGCGGGAGCGGATACTCGAGCTGCTCCGGGGCACGCATACGCACCCGTCCGCGGACTGGATTTACGAGAAGCTGAAAAAGGAGTTCTCGAACCTGAGTATGGGCACCGTCTACCGGAACCTGACCGTGCTCATGGAACAGGGCCTTATCCGCAAGATCGATTTCGGCAGCACATTCGACCGCTTCGACGCCAATACCGCGAACCATTACCATTTTATCTGCGAATCGTGCGGAGAGATATCGGACGTTGATATGCCGTTTAACACAACGCTGAACGAGACAGCGAACCGCACGGGACAATTCAGCGTCCGCCACCACCGCATAGAATTTTACGGCACGTGCGGAAAATGCGGACGGGCATGATAAATTTTCCGGACCGCCTGGTATCGGAACCCCTTTAACCGGCTCACCGGGTCATTACCCATATCACAAAAACTGTCTCAGGAGGCCCCCTAAATCCCCCGGAGGGGGACTTCAGTAATCGGCAGAATATGCATTTTCTACCATTGGCCGATGTAGTTGCCCCCCGCAGGGGGGTATGGGGGCGTTTTTACTTGTGGGTAATGGGTAGCTTTTGCACCGGGATGTACTGGCGCGCGTAATTATTCCCTGATCAGCCGGGCAAGCAGCAGGTCTTCGATATTTCTTTTTCCATCGATTACCGACATGACGTAGACCGTATCATGTTCGACGCGGTAGATGATCCTCCACGGGGCGGCGATGAGCTCGCGATATGTAATTATGTTATAGAACTTAAGCTCGGGAACTATGCGCCCCCGATGCGGCAGGTTTATGAGGGTTGCGGATTTTGTCCTGATGCGCGTAAAAATTTCACGCGCCGTGTTCGGGGAATCAAGGGATATATAATCGATAATGTCTTCAATATCCTGGTAGGCAGTTCGGGTCCAGAAAACTTTAAAAGAGTCGCCGGCCATGGTTATCGCATGAATTTCTTCGCAATCCGGCCGAACGCCTCTTCCTGGGAGAGCAGGTTGTTGTCGATGACGTCCTTTTCCCCCTGCGAGACCATTTTAAGAATGCCGAGCGCTTTCTGCATATTTTCAAAGCTTTCGGGATCAAGAAGGACCGCCTTCGCCTCGCCGTTCTGGGTGACGAATACCGGCCTCCTCGTTTCATTTACCTGTTCGAGCATGTCGGCAGCGTGCGCCTTGACGTAGGATATGGGACGAATGTCTTCTTTTATGTTCATGGGAGCTCCCCGGGGAAAGTGATCCTTA from Spirochaetota bacterium encodes:
- a CDS encoding GNAT family N-acetyltransferase; its protein translation is MRVVALVQERNLMTDSAHIIFKTVDESALETLVDLRWRFVRELKRLEDPEPPLEFRRATTEYFARHLRAGSYIGILGLIDEKIVCCAGLLLYDLPPLNSSAGRKIGHVLNFYTVPESRRAGAGASLLRFTIDTAVARGIDRLFLNATKMGEPLYRKAGFAEQEEAALTLEVAPRAVT
- the map gene encoding type I methionyl aminopeptidase → MKQMRLKTRDDVMRIRESGAILAQVFTQISILALDSLSTWELDRIIEDAIIKRKARPSFQTVKNYSYASCISVNDEVVHGLPSKKKIMRKGDIVKVDIGVVRNGYFSDRCDTFPVGKISAPARKLVKTAHECLAKGIEVLYPGRRLGDIGATIQEHAHANGFTVVRDFTGHGVGFAVHEQPNVPHYGKRNTGRFLESGMVLAVEPMINQGTYEVETCDDGWTVVTGDGMLSAQFEHTIAVTEHGPEVLTL
- the recA gene encoding recombinase RecA, producing MADQKELNQKSQALESAILQIEKQFGKGAIMRLGDDSAKIKVESISTGALELDIALGIGGIPRGRITEIFGPESSGKTTLMLHVVAQAQKLGGVAAFVDAEHALDPGYSKKLGVNTDELLVSQPDTGEEALEITEALVRSGAVDIVVIDSVAALVPKAEIEGEMGDSHMGLQARLMSQALRKLTGVIAKSKTSVVFINQIRHKIGVMFGSPETTTGGNALKFYASIRLDIRRIETLKNGEEAVGNRVRVKVVKNKVSPPFRQAEFDVMYDSGISREGGMIDMGTSLGIVKKAGTWYSYGEERIGQGRENAKQFLKDHPDISGDIERKIKIAAGLIVENDETAPAAAAK
- a CDS encoding transcriptional repressor; translated protein: MKILSSKYKRSKQRERILELLRGTHTHPSADWIYEKLKKEFSNLSMGTVYRNLTVLMEQGLIRKIDFGSTFDRFDANTANHYHFICESCGEISDVDMPFNTTLNETANRTGQFSVRHHRIEFYGTCGKCGRA
- a CDS encoding type II toxin-antitoxin system RelE/ParE family toxin, with product MAGDSFKVFWTRTAYQDIEDIIDYISLDSPNTAREIFTRIRTKSATLINLPHRGRIVPELKFYNIITYRELIAAPWRIIYRVEHDTVYVMSVIDGKRNIEDLLLARLIRE
- a CDS encoding type II toxin-antitoxin system Phd/YefM family antitoxin, encoding MNIKEDIRPISYVKAHAADMLEQVNETRRPVFVTQNGEAKAVLLDPESFENMQKALGILKMVSQGEKDVIDNNLLSQEEAFGRIAKKFMR